The Mycolicibacterium fluoranthenivorans DNA window CCGGCCTGGTCAACAACCTCAACGACGGCCTGGCCTGGGGCCTTTTCCCGATCCTTTTCGCCGCCGCCGGGCTGTCGGTCGGGAAGATCGGTCTGCTGGCCGCGCTGTACCCGGCGGTGTGGGGAGTCGGTCAGCTGGTCACCGGCGCGCTCTCGGACCGGTGGGGCCGCAAATGGATGATCGCCGCCGGAATGTGGCTGCAGGCAATCGCTTTGGGCCTGATCGCCTACGTTGACACGTTCGCGATATGGGCCGTCGCGGCGGTGCTGCTCGGCGCAGGAACCGCGATGGTCTACCCGACCCTGCTCGCCGCGATCGGCGACGTCGCCCACCCGGCCTGGCGGGCCCGGGCCGTCGGAACCTACCGACTGTGGCGCGATGGCGGCTTCGCGGTCGGCGCACTGCTCGCCGGCATTGTCGCCGACGCCCTCGGAATCCGCGCCGCGATCTGGACCGTGGCGGCTCTCACCGCGATATCGGGCCTGATCGTCGCGCTGCGCATGTACGAGACCCACCACCGACCCGCAACCACCGCGCAGGAGAAAGCCACCAATGGGTGATCGCGCGACCAAGGACGCCCTGTTCGCCGAATTCGCCGCGCTCGGCAAGGCCCTGGGCAGCCCCAAGCGGCTCGAGGTGCTCGACCTGCTGGCCCAGGGGCCCCGCAGCGTGGACGAGCTCGCAACCGCCACCCAGGTTGGGATCAGTAGCTGCTCGGCACACCTGCAAGCACTGCGCCAAGCCGGCCTGGTCGACACCCGACGCGAGGGCACGCGGATCTTCTACTCCCTGGCCGGCGACGACGTCGCCGCACTGTGGGACCACCTGCGCCGAGTCGCCCAGCGACACCGCCCGCACACCGAACTCGCGCGACGCGCCTATCTGGGCCCCGAGGACACCACCGCCATCAACACCGACGAACTCCTGCGCCGCCTCGACGGCGGCGACACCGTCATCCTCGACGTACGCCCCGACCCCGAGTACACCGCCGGCCACCTCCCAGGAGCGGTCCACATCCCACTCGATGAGCTCACTCAGCGCCTTTCGGAATTACCCCCGGGCCGGGAGATCGTCGCCTACTGCCGCGGCCGCTACTGCGTGCTAGCCCACGATGCGGTTCGCCTGTTGAGCCGCCACGGAATGACCGCCCGACGCGCCGCCGACGGCATCCTCGAATGGAAACTCGCCGGCCTGCCCATCGACACCGGCGCCGCCTGAGAGCAGTTCAGCAGCGCCTTCAGGCACCGAGGCAGCCACACCTGGGCCTTGGTTGACGGCTGGATCACCGACCATGGACGCGAAAGACAAACGTTGACACACCCCGAGCCAGCCGAACTCACGGCACCCGACTTCGCCTCGATCCAACGGCGCACAATCCGTGTCCTCATGGCGGCACAAATCTTCAGCGGCGCCGGCCTGGCCGCGGGGATCAAAGTCGGAGCCCTGCTCGCCCAAGACATGCTCGGCTTGTACCGGCTTGGCCGGGGTGCGCAATGCGGTGCACCCGATGACCTCCGACGTCGTACAGATGTGTACTACTTAGGTGACAGTTTCACCGGCGGTCAACATGTAGAAGACGATCTGACCAGGCGCCACGACGCCAAAGTGCCACTTCCTTACAGATAAGCGGTAGGCCACCACCCCCAACCCAGCCCGCTGGGCATCGGCTGGACAGCGCTCACCGCGCTGGTGATGTTCGCCTTGGCAGCTGGCAAGGCCCGCACCGGCGCCTCCTTGAACAACCCGGTGTTGCGAGCACCGAGGGTCGGGTGACGCTCATTGATCGGCTGCTCGCGGTGGCGGTGCCGGTGAGTTTGATCCTGAACACCGCACTGGGCTGGTGGTGGGCCGATCCGGTCGCCAGCTACCTGCTGGTGTTCGACGCGGTCCGCGAGGTTCGTACCATCTTCTCCACCGGTGAGCACGTGTGACCGGTCCGTTGGGGTCAGACCCGCTGATCGGCATCGCGGGCGCTTCTACACACCGTGGGGCACAACCATACAGATAGGACCGCTAGCAAAGTCTGGATTGGTCTAGTTCTTAAAGGGGCGATCCGCACAACCGCTTTTCTGCGAACCTCGCGAACGTAGCCGATACCGTCCGTTCGTCACGCTGGGCAGAGGGCTCACCGCGAACGTTACGAACGCCAGTCGGCCACGGTGCTAACTATTTCGATGTCACCGGGCAGGCTCCCGACAGCGTGGTGTATGCCAACGCCGACGAGGACCTGATCGTCTGGCTCAAGCCCGCACCGGTGCAGAGCCCGGCCACCGGATCGGCTCCGCGGGCCCGCCAGGCCCCGGCCACCACCAGCACGCCGGCCACCTCGACCAGCGCCGCCCCCACCACCAGTGGCGCGCCGACCACCAGCGCGGCACCCACCAGCTCGCCGGCCGCGACCACCGAGCCGACCACCCCCGCCACCCCGGTCCCGTCCGGTAGCGCGGGAACCCCACTGCCCGCCGATGCCGTGCCCGCGCAGGCCCCGGCCGGCAGCGCCGGCACCCCGCTGCCCACGGGTGAGGTTGCGCCCGCCGGTACGCAGCCGGCCCCGGCCGCTGCTGCCGAGGCCGGTGCCGCAGAAGTGCCGGTCCCTGCCGAAGCCGTCCCGGCACCCGGCGGAAGCGCGGGCACGCCGCTGCCCGCCGGCGCCGCCCCGACGACGACCGTCGTGGTGCCCGCCCCGGCCGGCTGATCAGCTACCGCAGGGTCGCTCAGGAGTGTGACGTCCACCAGGCGTAGATGTGGTCGAGCGTCGGACCTCCTGGGCGGCCCTGCACCACGCTGAACAATTGCTTGTCGATATCGCTCCAGGCGAGCATCGGGTTGTCGCCCTGGATGCCGCAGACCAGCGTGCCGCTGACCTCTTGCGGTGACGCATTGTGGCGCCACGGCCCCGGTGTTCACTCACCCTTTCGACAGTTGTCGACAAACCTGGTTGGACGTGGTGCAATTGCCTCCATTTGCTCCCCGCGGGGTGAGCCGCGGTCGGCAACTTTCTGACATCCTCACCGACGCGCTTCCCGCACCCGCTCCGACGGGAGCACCGCGGCTGCAGCGGCGACGATGCGATCGACCTCGTCACGATCGCGCACGTGGCCGGCCAGTCGGTCACCACCGGGCGAGCGGGATAGCGTGCTCGCCAATCAGACTGCGCCCTCTGCGATTCCGTGGGATCGTCCACCACGGGCGCGCCATCGATGAGATGTTGCGGTCGGATCTGGATGTCCCGAAAGAGCAACGCCCCACCGCGCGAAAGGTTTTGGCACGTCTGGTCGATGAGCATGACGCGGACGGCTTGTCGTATTCGACGGTGTGCGACCACGTTCGGAAACGTCGCCCGCAGATCGCGGCGGAGGCGGGTCGGCCGTTGGAAGCAAGGGTTTGTGCCCCAGACGTATCGGCCCGGTACTGAGGCCGAGGTCGATTTCCATGATCTGTGGGTGGTGCTGGCCGGGGTGAAGACCACGACCGCGCTGTTCACCATGCGGCTGTCGTTCTCCGGGTGGGCAGCGCACCGACCCAAGGCCAGGAGGCGTTCTTGGAAGGCCACGTCTACGGGTTCGCCCGCCTGGGCAGGGTACCGGTCGACAAGATCCGCTACGACAACCTCAACAGCGCGGTCAAGCAGGTGCTGTTCGGGCGGTCTGCTGGGCGGATTATGCACCCGCAACCGTTTCGCGGGATGTGAGCTTTGCGCTTCCCGCCCACCACCCGGCTCGGACTTCCCCGCAGGCGGTCGCTGACTGAGCACATCCGCCGATACTGCGATAGGCTTATTCCACGTCGTGCACGCTCGGTTAAGCGGACAGCCCGAGAACGCGGCGGACGGTCGGCGCGGCCCGCCTCACTCGTGGTAAACACCATGTCGTCTAACTGATCGGTCCTCTAATGAGCGTTGCAGCCAGTGCTGACCCGTCTCCTATCGGCTATGTCATCGAATGCCGCGGCGCATGGGTGCGGGCCCAGATCCGCAGTGTCGCCTCGGTCATCTCTGTCACGGGAGGTCTTGATGGGGCCAACGTCGAGGCCGTGCTGGGCCACCTCAGTCGATTCACCACCCTGGGCAGCCCGTTGATCGTCGATGTCGACAGCGCCGACATCGGTGACAGCGCGGCCTTCGAGCATCTGCTGGCGACCTTCGGCGCCCAGTGCCGCCGCCACAGCATCGAGTGGGTGCTGGTCGCCAAGGCTGACCGTTGCCACCTGTCACCGACCGATGAGCAGCACGTCCTGCACGCCGATTCGGTAGCTGAGGGCTTGCAGCACTTCGTCTGGGCCAGCCACGCACGCCGAAACATTCCCCAGGCCCGAAAAACGAGGGGCTCGGGTCGGGGTCGCTGATGCTGCGGGTGCGGAGCCACTGCCTCGGGCCACGGATCCGACGATTGCCTGCAGCGTTAGACGGCGCCTCTCTGTGTCAAGAGCCTGGTATCGGGGTCGGTTGTAGGGTGGCTGCTGGTAGGCCCGGGAAGTGACTTGTCCGAAGCGTGAGTGTGCGGGGTTTGAGCTGGCCGCGCTGGATGTTGGAGTTGCCCCCGAGTGTCCTCCCGGGCCTGCCCCAAGTCTGGCTGCGTCGCGGATGAGCTGTCGGTAGACGACGTCGGAGAGGCGTCGTTTGAGGCAGCGCAACGCTTCTCGGTGGCACTTTCCGGCAGCGCGTTTTCTTCGGTAGTAGGCCCGCCCCGGGGTCTCACGGGCGATCTGAGTGATGGCCATCGTGTGCAGGCAGCAGTTGTTCTCGACGCGCTATAACGGGGAATCAGTTGGGGCGGTGCTGTATTGGTCGACGGCCCCTATCGTTGATGGGTATGTTTGCCGCGGAGGCGAAGGCGCGGTCTACGGGCGGTGTCGCTGGGTACCGATATGAAGGATTGCGGTCCCGAGGACGTCTGCGGCTTTGAAAGCCACGCTGGCTCCCGCGAGAACCGGCGCGGCGGCTTGAAATCCTGGAACTAGGGCTGCCCCGTAGGCTGCGAGTGAGGCACCACCGGAGGCCACCTCGAGTAACCCGCTGACGGGATGGCCGTGAGACGCCGAATTCACTCCTGTCTGGAGGTTGGTAATCGCCCCCGTCGGGGTGGCCGCGCCACTTAGCTGGACCAATTGCCTGCCGACGGATACCACTTCGCTGATGGCAGCGCTGACAGACGGCACTGCGGCGGTGCTGACAGACCGTCGTGCGCCCGACATAGTGGCAAGCGCGGGTGAGGTAGACGGCGAGCTTACCGTGTTCGCGCTCAGGACAGTACGGATCGTGGTGAGTCCTCCGGGCGCCTTATGGGCAGCAGCAGTGAGTGAGTCAATGTGGACAGCAGTGGGTGTGGCATTTGATGATTTGCTGGCAGCGGCTGGGTTGCTGGTGTTGCTGCTTGACGACGGTTCGGAGTTGGGAGCACCGACTTTCACCGATGTGATGTGAGAGCTGCTTGATTGTTTACTAGGTGACGAGTTGCCGGGCGCGGCGTCCGCGTGCGCTACCCCCGACCCGCTGGCCAGCGTGGCGGCACCCACACCCAGCGTGACTGCGCCTGCTCCCAGCCACACGTACCCCTGGGTGCGGGCGCGATGCTCGTTCATTGCCCGGTGTCGACCCGTCATCTCTCAATTCCCGTCTCACGTCTTCACGTCACCAATCTGACCTTGACCCTGTCCCCAATCGAATTAATACCCCAGGAAGGGACGCGGCGGCCAGCTGACACTGAACCATCCCGCGTTTGATGCACGTTTGATGCACGTTTGATGAACACTTCTTTTCGTAGGAAGGTGCATTTCATGACGAGCAAGTACGATGTCGCTTGCCAGGATGAGATCCCCCCTCCCGAGACCGTGGAGGCACGATCTCGGGGCGCCGCTTAGTCTTACTTAGCACTGCGCCGATGCCGGTCGCCGCCGCCAA harbors:
- a CDS encoding ArsR/SmtB family transcription factor — translated: MGDRATKDALFAEFAALGKALGSPKRLEVLDLLAQGPRSVDELATATQVGISSCSAHLQALRQAGLVDTRREGTRIFYSLAGDDVAALWDHLRRVAQRHRPHTELARRAYLGPEDTTAINTDELLRRLDGGDTVILDVRPDPEYTAGHLPGAVHIPLDELTQRLSELPPGREIVAYCRGRYCVLAHDAVRLLSRHGMTARRAADGILEWKLAGLPIDTGAA
- a CDS encoding STAS domain-containing protein, which codes for MSVAASADPSPIGYVIECRGAWVRAQIRSVASVISVTGGLDGANVEAVLGHLSRFTTLGSPLIVDVDSADIGDSAAFEHLLATFGAQCRRHSIEWVLVAKADRCHLSPTDEQHVLHADSVAEGLQHFVWASHARRNIPQARKTRGSGRGR